The stretch of DNA cggcagagcttcgctaagcaataaggaggtggaggaggtattggggagggagaaggaggcaaccaaaggccaaggactcaaggtatgaagtccctcctctcccccactatatataggggtgccaagggggggtggccggccctaggagatccaatctcctagggggtgcggcggccaaggggggtttccctccccccccaaggcacctaggaggtgccttaccctcctaggactctttcccccttgaaccctaggcgcatgggcctatgtggggctggtgcccttggcccaagcaggccaaggcgcaccccctacagcccatgtggccctcggggatgggtggccccacccggtgggcccccgggacccctccggtggtcccggtacaataccgataaccccgaaacttgtcccgatgcccgaaacaggacttcccatatataaatctttacctccggaccattctggaactcctcgtgacgtccgggatctcatccgggactccgaacaacattcgggttactgcatatacatatccctacaaccctagcgtaaccgaaccttaagtgtgtagaccctacgggttcgggagacaagcagacatgaccgagacgactctccggtcaataaccaacagcgggatctggatacccatgttggctcccacatgctccacgatgatctcatcggatgaaccacgatgtcgaggattcaatcaaccccgtacgctattccctttgtctatcgatatgttacttgcccgagattcgatcgtcggtatcccaatacctcgttcaacctcgttaccggcaagtcactttactcgtaccgtaatgcatgatcccgtgaccagacacttggtcactctgagctcattatgatgatgcattaccgagtgggcccagtgatacctctccgtcatacggagtgacaaatcccagtcttgatccatgtcacccaacagacactttcggagatacccgtagtctacctttatagtcacccagttacgttgtgacgtttggtatacccaaagcactcctacggtatccgggagttacacgatctcatggtctaaggaaaagatactttgacattgcaaaactctagcaaacgaactatacgatcttgtgctatgtttaggattgggtcttgtccatcacatcattctctcaatgatgtgatctcgttatcaatgacatccagtgtccatagtcaggaaaccatgactatctgttgatcaacgagctagtcaactagaggctcactagggacatgtcggtgtctgttattcacacatgtattacgatttccggataacacaattatagcatgaataaagacaattatcatgaacaaggaaatataataataatgcttttattattgcctctagggcatatttccaacaactgccTTCTGCCATGCCGTCCTGACTACTTCCTCCACCAATTCCTCTTCTAGCCATCTTGCCTCAAATTTTCTTCCTGACCGACGCCGTTGAGCTGCGACACCAGCCAGGTATTCAGTATCCAAACATATAGGTTTGTGGTCTGAATTGCCCATATCCAGGTTACAAGACCACATAAAGGATGCATATCCATCCATCCCGGATTTGATACTGCTCGATCCAACCTTTCTCGTAGTCCTCCTCTGAAAAAGGTAAATTTGTCACCATGGTATCCAATATCCTCCAAGGAGCAGTCTGTCAGGGCATCTTGGAACGCTTTAAGCCTAGACTGTTGCCGCTGGGCTCCTCCTTTTTCTGACGACAATATTATTTCATTGAAGACACCAATAACAACCCACGGTAAGTTAGAGTGGGCATGAAGGTCTGGGATCAACTGGTATGTTTTATTCTTATTGTCCCAGCTTGGTTCTCACCTTCACTGTTTATAAAGAAACTagaacaatgcccgtgcgttgtaatgagatataaatattctagtacgtTAACTTATGATTTACCTACGAATAATAATATAATTGTGtcaataaatgttcatcaaattatgTCCGTGAgttaccttatattttgattagaaatttggtaagtaaattaaagtaaAATTGGTTGAGAAGTTAAGTAAATTAAGGTGACTGATTATCATATACACGGAAGGTTGGACAAAGGGGTCATGGAAAAAAAGATGAAATGTGaaccttttttttttttgagatgggATGAAATGTGAACCttacattctttttaagtagtagagatagagaataATTAGGAAAAGAGAAAGGTATATATCAATTGGGCCGGTTTGGTTTTGTGTTTACACTCGTGCGTGGGCTGGTTTTACGGACGACGGGTGACGAACGAAGCGGAGGTTTATCCCCTCTCGGCCCGAGCCATCCATCCTCCGGTTTCCCCAGATCCGGCGACAATCTCGGGGTACGCCATGACCTCCTCCTACCAGCCGCCCGCCACGACGAACCTGGAGGCGCCGGCGCCGGTACCCAAGGTGAAGGCAGCAGCGGTGGTGACGCGAAACCCTCGCTCCCCCAGCGGCCCGCCGTCGCCAGAGATGGAGGCCACGGCGGAGGCGCTCACGCGGGAGGAGGTGCTGCGCCGGAGGCGGCGCCGCGCCGCTCGGCTCCTTGCCGCGTACCGCCGGCTGTACTGGGCCATGGCAGAGGAGGTGCGCGCCCGGCACCGGCAGTACGTCTGGGAGCTCGGCTGCAGCCCGCTCGAGGCCGAGCAGCCGGCCGCTGGCCCGGAAGCGAAGCCTGGGCCGGCGGCGGTGCCGAGGCGGAAGAAGTGCGGGGTGACGGGGTGCAAGGTGCGGGCGATGGCCATGGCCAAGTACTGCCACTACCACATCCTCTCCGATCCCAATCAGGTACTCTACAAGGGCTGCGGCCACATCATGATCAAGAGTGGTGCCCAGATTGGGAAAAGTACTCACAACACGCCCATCCTGAAAGCATCAGTTCCCT from Triticum dicoccoides isolate Atlit2015 ecotype Zavitan chromosome 6A, WEW_v2.0, whole genome shotgun sequence encodes:
- the LOC119315438 gene encoding uncharacterized protein LOC119315438, which codes for MTSSYQPPATTNLEAPAPVPKVKAAAVVTRNPRSPSGPPSPEMEATAEALTREEVLRRRRRRAARLLAAYRRLYWAMAEEVRARHRQYVWELGCSPLEAEQPAAGPEAKPGPAAVPRRKKCGVTGCKVRAMAMAKYCHYHILSDPNQVLYKGCGHIMIKSGAQIGKSTHNTPILKASVPSLCNVHLQRSQKNISQAYKIVGFNPPPTGQISPDFSVLVAECVRQIQATRRESRSATAGKK